The following are from one region of the Streptomyces changanensis genome:
- a CDS encoding trypsin-like serine protease, producing the protein MRAALSALLLAGALHGTAPSAATAAPAPTPSPSRAPASPGMVEAMQRDLGLTRGQAEARLAAERTATAVEPAAREAAGQEYAGSWFDPARGRLTVAVTSRAKASAVAATGADIRLVRHSAAHLDRVKARVDALPAPAGIAGWHVDPRLNRVVVTVVSAARDEPAVRNFLARARAAGPVTVAERAGVPTPYAAGTVGGDPYYTGNVRCSIGFSVHGGFVTAGHCGRAGAAVRGWDGSAMGTFQGSSFPGDDYAYVSVHSGWWTVPVVLGWGTVPDQLVRGSAVAPVGASVCRSGSTTRWHCGTVLAKNETVNYSQGAVHQMTKTSVCAEGGDSGGSFLSGDQAQGVTSGGWGDCRGGGETWFQPVNEILGRYGLRLHTA; encoded by the coding sequence CTGCGGGCCGCCCTGTCCGCGCTGCTCCTCGCCGGCGCCCTCCACGGCACCGCGCCGTCCGCCGCGACCGCCGCACCTGCCCCGACGCCGTCACCGTCGCGGGCGCCCGCGTCCCCCGGGATGGTCGAGGCCATGCAGCGCGACCTCGGTCTGACGAGAGGTCAGGCCGAGGCGCGCCTCGCCGCCGAACGCACCGCGACGGCCGTGGAGCCGGCGGCCCGCGAGGCCGCCGGGCAGGAGTACGCGGGCTCCTGGTTCGACCCCGCCCGGGGCCGGCTCACCGTCGCCGTGACCAGCCGCGCCAAGGCCTCCGCCGTGGCGGCCACGGGCGCCGACATCCGGCTCGTGCGCCACAGCGCCGCGCACCTCGACCGCGTCAAGGCGCGCGTCGACGCCCTGCCCGCGCCCGCCGGGATCGCCGGCTGGCACGTCGACCCCCGCCTCAACCGCGTCGTCGTCACCGTGGTGAGCGCCGCGCGCGACGAACCCGCCGTGCGGAACTTCCTCGCTCGGGCCCGCGCGGCCGGCCCGGTCACGGTCGCCGAACGCGCCGGGGTCCCCACCCCGTACGCCGCCGGGACCGTCGGCGGCGACCCGTACTACACCGGCAACGTCCGCTGCTCCATCGGCTTCTCCGTGCACGGCGGCTTCGTCACCGCGGGCCACTGCGGGCGTGCCGGGGCGGCCGTGCGGGGGTGGGACGGATCGGCGATGGGCACGTTCCAGGGATCGTCGTTCCCCGGGGACGACTACGCGTACGTGAGCGTCCACAGCGGCTGGTGGACGGTTCCGGTCGTCCTCGGCTGGGGCACGGTCCCGGACCAGTTGGTACGCGGCTCGGCCGTGGCACCGGTCGGGGCCTCCGTCTGCCGCTCCGGCTCCACCACGCGCTGGCACTGCGGGACCGTCCTGGCGAAGAACGAGACGGTCAACTACAGCCAGGGCGCCGTCCACCAGATGACCAAGACGAGCGTGTGCGCCGAGGGCGGTGACTCGGGCGGCTCCTTCCTCAGCGGCGACCAGGCGCAGGGCGTGACCTCCGGAGGCTGGGGCGACTGCCGCGGCGGCGGCGAGACCTGGTTCCAGCCGGTCAACGAGATCCTCGGGCGCTACGGGCTGCGGCTCCACACCGCCTGA
- a CDS encoding STAS domain-containing protein, with amino-acid sequence MTQPVLTVDQQIHRDGPVVLRVVGELDHHTAPRLTEALDGVPSSATRGLVIDLSGLTYCDSTGITVLVTTYHRAGAVGCPLVLSGLGDDLTRVFHTIGLDQVFTLRPTTDAAVAALRA; translated from the coding sequence GTGACCCAGCCCGTCCTGACCGTCGACCAGCAGATCCACCGGGACGGGCCCGTCGTGCTGAGGGTGGTCGGCGAGCTGGACCACCACACCGCCCCCCGGCTCACCGAGGCGCTCGACGGGGTCCCGTCGTCCGCCACCAGGGGTCTGGTGATCGACCTGTCCGGGCTCACCTACTGCGACTCGACCGGCATCACGGTGCTCGTCACCACCTACCACCGTGCCGGGGCCGTCGGCTGCCCCCTCGTCCTGTCCGGTCTCGGTGACGACCTGACCCGGGTCTTCCACACCATCGGCCTCGACCAGGTGTTCACGCTGCGGCCCACGACCGACGCCGCGGTGGCGGCACTGCGCGCCTGA
- a CDS encoding LacI family DNA-binding transcriptional regulator, translated as MTAADTGADGADMAAGIKDVAREAGVSVGTVSNVINRPDRVSDEVRARVHAAIRSLGYVRSESARQLRAGRSRMLGLLVMDTANPFFAALARGAEDVARRADLGVMVCNSAEDVSAEESYVSLFAEQRVRGALLATTDPRGTPWRLLGRQGIPFVLVDRVVDEAEACSVAVDDVAGGLLAGRHLLDAGHRRVAYVRGPDRLQQVRDRRTGLVRALEEAGGAADDLVELDVDRLDVGAGRDAGARLLGLAPRPTAVFCANDLLALGLLQTVHAAGVRVPEDLAVVGYDDIEFAEASLIPLTSVRQPAAEMGRLATELLLEESGAAPEEHRHRRIVLQPELVVRRSSLGR; from the coding sequence ATGACGGCCGCGGACACCGGAGCGGACGGGGCGGACATGGCGGCGGGCATCAAGGACGTGGCACGGGAGGCGGGGGTCTCCGTGGGCACGGTGTCGAACGTGATCAACCGGCCGGACCGCGTGTCCGACGAGGTCAGGGCGCGCGTGCACGCCGCGATCCGGAGCCTCGGGTACGTGCGCAGCGAGTCGGCCCGCCAGCTCCGGGCCGGCCGGAGCCGCATGCTGGGACTGCTCGTCATGGACACCGCCAACCCGTTCTTCGCGGCGCTGGCGCGTGGCGCCGAGGACGTGGCGCGACGGGCGGACCTCGGGGTCATGGTGTGCAACAGCGCGGAGGACGTCTCCGCCGAGGAGTCCTACGTGTCCCTCTTCGCGGAACAGCGGGTCAGGGGCGCCCTGCTGGCCACCACCGACCCGCGCGGAACCCCCTGGCGCCTGCTCGGCCGGCAGGGCATCCCGTTCGTCCTGGTGGACCGCGTGGTGGACGAGGCCGAGGCGTGCTCCGTGGCGGTGGACGACGTCGCGGGCGGCCTCCTCGCCGGGCGGCACCTCCTCGACGCCGGGCACCGGCGTGTCGCGTACGTCCGCGGCCCCGACCGCCTGCAGCAGGTGCGGGACCGGCGCACGGGCCTCGTCCGCGCCCTGGAGGAGGCGGGCGGCGCCGCGGACGACCTCGTCGAGCTGGACGTCGACCGTCTCGACGTCGGCGCCGGCCGGGACGCGGGCGCGCGGCTCCTCGGACTCGCGCCCCGCCCCACCGCCGTCTTCTGCGCCAACGACCTCCTGGCGCTCGGCCTCCTCCAGACGGTCCACGCGGCGGGGGTCAGGGTCCCCGAGGATCTCGCGGTCGTCGGGTACGACGACATCGAGTTCGCCGAGGCGTCCCTGATCCCGCTCACCTCCGTCCGGCAGCCCGCCGCCGAGATGGGCCGCCTGGCGACGGAGCTGCTGCTGGAGGAGAGCGGGGCCGCGCCGGAGGAACACCGGCACCGCCGGATCGTCCTCCAGCCGGAGCTTGTGGTGCGCCGCTCCAGCCTCGGCCGCTGA
- a CDS encoding ROK family protein gives MKVRGGRTVRDLRRENRSAVLQRLYFDGPLSRFSLGPATGLSSGSVSNVVSELVAEGLVEEAGSVDSAGGRPRTLLRISANSGYMIGVDIGETRVRIELFDLTLTELARVERPLAEAGPRRVDRYDVGVVVGHLREGIPEVLDRAGIAAERLLGVGIGVPGIVARTAEDGAVVHGQTIGWDAVPLERLLRESRLLPDTVPYAIDNGAKTLGQAEMWFGAGRGAQSAAVVLFGSGVGACVVTDDTRPGRAVEWGHLTVRVRGRRCRCGAQGCLEAYAGAEALLERWAEAGGRPPAGADEETALSAMIDAAYPAASPDGTVPAADATALAVLEETAEYLGAGFSDLINLFQPERILVGGWAGLQLGRRFLDAVRTHATAYSLAYPAARVRIDLGTLGPDAVTVGAAILPLADFFARGGRREDAETEEPDPAWRASLRGRAAR, from the coding sequence GTGAAGGTGCGCGGCGGTCGTACGGTGCGTGACCTGCGGCGGGAGAACCGCAGCGCGGTATTGCAACGGTTGTACTTCGACGGGCCGCTGAGCCGCTTCTCGCTCGGTCCGGCGACCGGCCTGAGCTCCGGCTCGGTCAGCAACGTCGTGTCCGAGCTGGTCGCCGAGGGCCTGGTGGAGGAGGCCGGGAGCGTCGACTCGGCCGGGGGCCGCCCCCGCACGCTCCTGCGGATCAGCGCGAACAGCGGCTACATGATCGGTGTCGACATCGGTGAGACGCGGGTGCGGATCGAGCTCTTCGACCTGACCCTCACCGAACTCGCCCGGGTCGAGAGGCCCCTGGCGGAGGCCGGCCCGCGCCGCGTCGACCGGTACGACGTCGGCGTCGTCGTCGGCCACCTGCGCGAGGGCATCCCGGAGGTGCTGGACCGGGCCGGCATCGCGGCGGAGCGGCTGCTCGGCGTCGGGATCGGCGTGCCCGGGATCGTCGCCAGGACCGCCGAGGACGGCGCCGTCGTGCACGGGCAGACCATCGGCTGGGACGCGGTCCCCCTGGAGCGGTTGCTGCGCGAGTCGCGACTCCTGCCCGACACGGTGCCGTACGCCATCGACAACGGCGCCAAGACGCTCGGCCAGGCGGAGATGTGGTTCGGTGCCGGGCGGGGCGCGCAGAGCGCGGCGGTGGTCCTCTTCGGCTCCGGCGTGGGCGCCTGCGTCGTCACCGACGACACGCGCCCCGGCCGGGCCGTGGAATGGGGGCACCTGACCGTGCGGGTGCGCGGCCGCCGCTGCCGCTGCGGCGCCCAGGGCTGCCTGGAGGCGTACGCGGGGGCGGAGGCGCTGCTGGAGCGCTGGGCGGAGGCGGGTGGCCGGCCGCCCGCCGGGGCCGACGAGGAGACCGCGCTGAGCGCGATGATCGACGCCGCCTACCCGGCCGCCTCCCCCGACGGCACGGTCCCGGCGGCCGACGCCACGGCGCTGGCCGTCCTGGAGGAGACCGCCGAGTACCTGGGCGCGGGTTTCTCCGACCTGATCAACCTCTTCCAGCCGGAGCGCATCCTCGTCGGCGGCTGGGCGGGGCTCCAGCTCGGCCGGCGCTTCCTCGACGCGGTACGGACCCACGCCACCGCGTACTCGCTCGCCTACCCGGCCGCCCGCGTCCGGATCGACCTCGGGACCCTCGGCCCGGACGCCGTCACCGTCGGCGCCGCGATCCTGCCGCTCGCCGACTTCTTCGCCCGCGGCGGCCGGCGGGAGGACGCGGAGACGGAGGAACCCGACCCGGCCTGGCGCGCGAGCCTGCGCGGCCGCGCGGCGCGGTGA
- the rhaI gene encoding L-rhamnose isomerase — MTDVRQAVKAALKAQTVETPSWAYGDSGTRFKVFAQPGVPRTPREKLDDAAKVQEFTGVAPTVALHIPWDRVEDYAALAAYARERGLRLGTVNSNTFQDDDYRLGSVCHPDAKVRRKAVDHLLACVDVMDATGSRDLKLWFADGTNYPGQDDVRARQDRLADALREVYDRLGGAQRMLLEYKFFEPAFYATDVPDWGTAYAHCLKLGPRARVVVDTGHHAPGTNIEFIVATLLREGRLGGFDFNSRFYADDDLMAGAADPFQLFRIMYEVVRGGGLEPAAGVAFMLDQCHNVEAKIPAVIRSVMNVQEATAKALLVDRGALAAAQRDGDVLGANAVLMDAYATDVRPLLAEVREECGLDPDPLAAYARSGWARRIVEERVGGTPAGWGA, encoded by the coding sequence ATGACTGATGTGCGGCAGGCCGTGAAGGCCGCCCTGAAGGCCCAGACCGTCGAGACGCCCTCCTGGGCCTACGGCGACTCCGGCACCCGGTTCAAGGTCTTCGCCCAGCCCGGCGTCCCCCGGACGCCCCGGGAGAAGCTGGACGACGCGGCGAAGGTGCAGGAGTTCACCGGCGTCGCGCCCACGGTGGCCCTGCACATCCCGTGGGACCGGGTGGAGGACTACGCGGCCCTCGCCGCGTACGCCCGGGAGCGCGGCCTGCGCCTCGGCACCGTCAACTCCAACACGTTCCAGGACGACGACTACCGGCTCGGCAGCGTCTGCCACCCTGACGCGAAGGTCCGTCGCAAAGCCGTGGACCACCTCCTGGCCTGCGTCGACGTCATGGACGCGACGGGCTCCCGGGACCTGAAGCTGTGGTTCGCGGACGGCACCAACTACCCCGGCCAGGACGACGTCCGCGCGCGCCAGGACCGGCTGGCCGACGCGCTGCGGGAGGTGTACGACCGGCTGGGCGGGGCGCAGCGGATGCTCCTGGAGTACAAGTTCTTCGAGCCCGCCTTCTACGCCACGGACGTCCCCGACTGGGGCACCGCCTACGCCCACTGCCTGAAGCTGGGCCCCCGGGCCCGGGTCGTGGTGGACACCGGGCACCACGCGCCCGGCACGAACATCGAGTTCATCGTCGCCACGCTGCTGCGCGAGGGGAGGCTCGGCGGCTTCGACTTCAACTCGCGCTTCTACGCCGACGACGACCTGATGGCAGGCGCGGCGGACCCCTTCCAGCTGTTCCGGATCATGTACGAGGTGGTCCGGGGCGGCGGTCTTGAGCCGGCGGCCGGCGTGGCCTTCATGCTCGACCAGTGCCACAACGTGGAGGCGAAGATCCCCGCGGTCATCCGCTCCGTGATGAACGTCCAGGAGGCCACCGCGAAGGCGCTGCTGGTGGACCGCGGGGCACTCGCGGCCGCCCAGCGGGACGGCGACGTCCTCGGGGCGAACGCCGTGCTGATGGACGCCTACGCCACGGACGTGCGCCCGCTGCTCGCCGAGGTCCGCGAGGAGTGCGGCCTCGACCCCGACCCCCTCGCCGCCTACGCCCGCTCGGGCTGGGCCCGCAGGATCGTCGAGGAGCGGGTCGGCGGCACTCCGGCGGGCTGGGGCGCCTGA
- a CDS encoding glycoside hydrolase family 16 protein has protein sequence MDSPRSLRRLLLPLVPLLALTALATGPALASPPAAAPAPRTAPAPAAAPAAVTFSDDFDGPAGSTVDGAKWQIETGDNVNNHERQYYTAGNRNAALDGRGNLVITARRENPGNYQCWYGRCEYTSARLNTAGRFTTTYGRVEARMKVPRGQGMWPAFWMLGNDIGQVGWPASGEIDVMENVGFEPSTVHGTLHGPGYSGAGGIGAGYTLPGGQAFADAFHTFAVDWSPGAVTWSVDGTVYQRRTPADLGGRQWVFDKPFFLILNLAVGGYWPGDPDGSTVFPQQLLVDYVRVTSGGAQPAGGPITGIGGKCVDVAGADTANGTPVQLHDCNGTAAQRWTVGSDGTVRALGKCLDVASGGTADGTPVQLWECNGTAAQQWALPAARDIVNPRADKCLDATGGAPANGTRLQIWTCTGAAHQKWTATR, from the coding sequence ATGGACTCCCCGCGCTCACTCCGGCGTCTGCTGCTCCCGCTCGTCCCGCTCCTCGCCCTCACCGCCCTGGCCACCGGACCGGCCCTGGCGTCCCCACCCGCGGCGGCCCCCGCCCCGCGCACCGCGCCCGCCCCGGCCGCCGCCCCCGCCGCCGTCACCTTCTCCGACGACTTCGACGGGCCCGCGGGCTCCACCGTCGACGGCGCCAAGTGGCAGATCGAGACGGGCGACAACGTCAACAACCACGAGCGGCAGTACTACACCGCGGGCAACCGCAACGCCGCCCTGGACGGCCGGGGCAACCTGGTCATCACCGCCCGCCGCGAGAACCCCGGCAACTACCAGTGCTGGTACGGGCGGTGCGAGTACACCTCGGCGCGGCTCAACACGGCCGGACGGTTCACCACCACGTACGGCCGGGTCGAGGCCCGGATGAAGGTCCCGCGCGGGCAGGGCATGTGGCCCGCCTTCTGGATGCTCGGCAACGACATCGGCCAGGTCGGCTGGCCGGCCTCCGGCGAGATCGACGTGATGGAGAACGTCGGCTTCGAGCCGTCCACCGTCCACGGCACCCTGCACGGCCCCGGCTACTCCGGCGCCGGGGGCATCGGCGCCGGGTACACCCTGCCCGGCGGCCAGGCGTTCGCCGACGCCTTCCACACCTTCGCCGTCGACTGGAGCCCGGGCGCCGTCACCTGGTCCGTCGACGGCACGGTCTACCAGCGGCGCACCCCCGCCGACCTCGGCGGCCGGCAGTGGGTCTTCGACAAGCCCTTCTTCCTCATCCTCAACCTCGCCGTCGGCGGCTACTGGCCCGGGGACCCCGACGGCAGCACCGTCTTCCCCCAGCAGCTCCTGGTCGACTACGTCCGCGTCACCAGCGGCGGCGCCCAGCCGGCCGGCGGACCCATCACGGGCATCGGCGGCAAGTGCGTGGACGTGGCGGGGGCCGACACCGCCAACGGCACCCCCGTACAGCTCCACGACTGCAACGGCACCGCCGCGCAGCGGTGGACCGTCGGCTCCGACGGGACGGTCCGCGCGCTCGGCAAGTGCCTCGACGTGGCGTCGGGCGGTACGGCGGACGGGACCCCCGTGCAGCTGTGGGAGTGCAACGGCACCGCCGCCCAGCAGTGGGCCCTCCCCGCCGCCCGGGACATCGTCAACCCCCGCGCGGACAAGTGCCTCGACGCCACCGGCGGCGCCCCCGCCAACGGCACCCGCCTCCAGATCTGGACCTGCACCGGCGCGGCCCACCAGAAGTGGACGGCCACCCGCTGA
- a CDS encoding glycoside hydrolase family 43 protein: MKLPRRLSGAAALVLAGLLATAMSLSSTGSARAGQTGLRAADPSVLRVGGTYVAVQSVGTGIVVRQASSPAALASAPARQVWSDTHDLGDVWAPEIVRDGGRYHIYFTAGRKAAHRMYVISSASPDSGYGAATRMALPDDTWAIDGTMFTFEGQRWFVWSGWAGDTDGEQNLYIARMSSPSTTTGPRYVISQPRESWERIVGHPFVNEGPEPIKDPNGQLHIVYSANGSWSDQYCLADLRLRAGGDPTHVWDWYKSNGCLFGSDRASMMRGWDPTRHVNGPGHHTFVLLDGDIATSPPAGPTFPLMYHAVPKGQPYTWDNRYWYTGTFGWWGDTTYSRSGVPGAGTDTGWGLKFLE, translated from the coding sequence ATGAAGCTTCCTCGCCGCCTGTCCGGCGCCGCCGCCCTCGTGCTGGCCGGCCTCCTCGCCACCGCGATGTCCCTGTCGTCCACCGGGTCCGCCCGCGCGGGCCAGACCGGCCTCCGTGCCGCCGACCCGAGCGTGCTCCGGGTCGGCGGCACCTACGTCGCGGTGCAGTCCGTCGGTACGGGCATCGTCGTGCGGCAGGCGTCGTCGCCGGCCGCCCTCGCCTCCGCGCCCGCCCGGCAGGTCTGGTCGGACACCCACGACCTCGGCGACGTCTGGGCCCCGGAGATCGTGCGGGACGGCGGCCGGTACCACATCTACTTCACGGCCGGCCGGAAGGCGGCCCACCGGATGTACGTCATCAGCTCCGCCAGCCCGGACAGCGGGTACGGCGCCGCGACGCGGATGGCCCTGCCGGACGACACGTGGGCCATCGACGGCACGATGTTCACCTTCGAGGGGCAGCGCTGGTTCGTCTGGTCGGGCTGGGCCGGCGACACCGACGGCGAACAGAACCTCTACATCGCCCGGATGAGCAGCCCCAGCACGACCACCGGCCCCCGGTACGTGATCTCGCAGCCGCGCGAGAGCTGGGAGCGGATCGTCGGCCACCCGTTCGTCAACGAGGGGCCCGAGCCGATCAAGGACCCGAACGGGCAGCTGCACATCGTCTACTCCGCCAACGGCAGCTGGAGCGACCAGTACTGCCTGGCCGACCTGCGACTGCGGGCCGGGGGCGACCCGACGCACGTGTGGGACTGGTACAAGTCGAACGGCTGCCTCTTCGGCTCCGACAGGGCCTCGATGATGCGCGGTTGGGACCCGACCCGGCACGTCAACGGGCCCGGCCACCACACCTTCGTGCTCCTCGACGGCGACATCGCCACGAGCCCTCCCGCCGGTCCGACGTTCCCGCTGATGTACCACGCGGTGCCCAAGGGGCAGCCGTACACGTGGGACAACCGCTACTGGTACACCGGCACGTTCGGCTGGTGGGGCGACACCACCTACAGCCGGTCCGGCGTCCCCGGCGCCGGGACCGACACCGGGTGGGGCCTGAAGTTCCTCGAGTAG
- a CDS encoding DEAD/DEAH box helicase: protein MNAKPPTPDPSRADEPRRATAPRGGATVPDAVDPTSPPTPAASFDGFGLPPELLRAMTGLGVSEPFPVQAATLPDALAGRDVLGRARTGSGKTLAFGLPLLVRTAGLRADAKRPLGLVLVPTRELAQQVGEALEPYARVLGVRMATVVGGLSINRQQAQLRAGTDVVVATPGRLADLVSRRDCHLDQVRTTVLDEADRMCDLGFLPQVTDVLDRVRPGGQRLLFSATLDGDVDQLVRQYLHDPVRVSVDGAPGEVGTMEHHVLNVHPADKYAVATEIAARDGRVLMFLDTKAGVDRFTRHLRAAGVRAAALHSGKSQPQRTHTLAQFKEGAVTVLVATDVAARGIHVDALDLVVNVDPPADAKDYLHRGGRTARAGESGSVVTLVTPGERRDVNRLMSDARIRPTVTQVRSGEQQLTVITGAKRPPTATKPAVGNAPFRGLGTRTGRPAKESRKTAEARKAAEARAAARVRRGR from the coding sequence ATGAACGCGAAGCCCCCGACCCCCGACCCCTCCCGCGCGGACGAGCCGCGGCGGGCGACCGCGCCGCGCGGCGGGGCCACCGTCCCGGACGCCGTGGACCCGACCTCGCCCCCGACGCCCGCCGCGTCCTTCGACGGGTTCGGGCTGCCGCCCGAACTGCTCCGGGCGATGACCGGCCTCGGGGTGTCGGAGCCCTTCCCGGTCCAGGCGGCGACCCTGCCCGACGCGCTGGCCGGCCGGGACGTCCTCGGCCGCGCCCGGACCGGCAGCGGCAAGACGCTCGCCTTCGGGCTGCCGCTGCTCGTCCGGACGGCGGGCCTGCGCGCGGACGCGAAGCGACCGCTCGGCCTGGTCCTCGTACCGACCCGCGAACTCGCCCAGCAGGTGGGCGAGGCGCTGGAGCCGTACGCGCGGGTGCTGGGCGTGCGCATGGCGACCGTCGTGGGCGGCCTGTCGATCAACCGGCAGCAGGCGCAGCTGCGGGCCGGGACCGATGTCGTCGTCGCGACCCCGGGGCGGCTGGCCGACCTCGTGTCGCGGCGCGACTGCCACCTCGACCAGGTGCGCACGACCGTGCTCGACGAGGCGGACCGCATGTGCGACCTCGGGTTCCTGCCGCAGGTGACGGACGTCCTGGACCGGGTGCGCCCCGGCGGGCAGCGGCTGCTGTTCTCGGCCACGCTCGACGGTGACGTCGACCAGCTCGTGCGTCAGTACCTCCACGATCCGGTGCGCGTGTCCGTCGACGGGGCGCCCGGCGAGGTGGGCACGATGGAGCACCACGTCCTCAACGTCCACCCCGCCGACAAGTACGCGGTCGCGACGGAGATCGCCGCCCGGGACGGCCGGGTGCTGATGTTCCTGGACACCAAGGCCGGCGTGGACCGGTTCACCCGCCACCTGCGCGCCGCCGGCGTACGGGCCGCCGCCCTGCACAGCGGGAAGTCGCAGCCGCAGCGCACGCACACCCTCGCCCAGTTCAAGGAGGGCGCGGTCACGGTCCTGGTGGCCACCGACGTCGCGGCGCGGGGCATCCACGTCGACGCGCTCGACCTCGTCGTCAACGTCGACCCGCCGGCCGACGCCAAGGACTACCTGCACCGCGGCGGGCGCACGGCGCGCGCGGGGGAGTCGGGGAGCGTGGTCACCCTGGTCACGCCCGGCGAGCGGCGCGACGTGAACCGGCTGATGTCCGACGCCCGGATCCGGCCGACGGTCACCCAGGTCCGCTCCGGCGAGCAGCAGTTGACCGTCATCACCGGCGCGAAGCGCCCGCCGACCGCGACGAAGCCCGCCGTGGGCAACGCCCCCTTCCGCGGCCTCGGCACCCGTACCGGCCGCCCCGCGAAGGAGTCCCGCAAGACCGCCGAGGCCCGCAAGGCCGCGGAGGCCCGCGCGGCGGCCCGCGTGCGCCGGGGCCGCTGA